A single Fusarium oxysporum Fo47 chromosome IV, complete sequence DNA region contains:
- a CDS encoding permease for cytosine/purines, uracil, thiamine, allantoin-domain-containing protein, with product MALIAAALPAVAVAFLQSIFLGPELQEEYRHWGQFQRLRQHYQETPFNNHSYQVLLHGFRVLCGGTHRKTTWLLGPNYRIHVTRIISPHRSILCRITYVPLYFDHIRMDTYERFDLLLRDAITMQILLLFEVRISECTTPSQIGRVLDETTNNYRPEMQSPLGANMGKDNHSQLDLLRQKWPPARVLACTSDKITPQKLFDTRYSFILPPPTSSYAEAMETRSRFKVWADKAAVESEPGLTSTQLMLTNHDLKPVEKERRQWGPWNFVGFWIADSFNINTWMISSSMIVNGLSWWQAWLCVWVGYSITGIFVAINARFGAMYHIGFPVANRTSFGIWGSLWPVLNRAAMACVWYGVQAYIGGDCIYLMIRTIWKSWANVPNTFSENSGTDTAHFASFFIFWLVSLPALWFPVHKVRHLFTVKAYVVPVAGITFLAWTISRAGGIGPIVKAGNKVHGSDLAWEIVKGIMSSISNFATLIVNASDFSRFAQKPRDALWSQMITIPFGFAITSFIGIMVSSASSVLYEEAIWNPLDLLDRFIDDGSSGERFGVFFIATSFALAQLGTNIAANSVSAGTDLTALLPRWLNIRRGSYICAIVGLCICPWQLLKDSNQFTTYLSAYSVFLSSIAGVMVSDYYIVRKGYVDTKELYDARKEGPYYFTGGFNWRGYVAYVAGIVINVVGFADAVGAKNVPQGAIYIYQLNYFCGFIVSSVMYWALCKISPVPATSDRWMEVGDEIDDIRVAYNSRTPSYDEEIARVEAPKAADETKHF from the exons ATGGCGCTGATAGCGGCGGCCCTGCCTGCAGTTGCAGTTGCATTTCTGCAGAGCATCTTTTTAGGCCCAGAACTTCAAGAGGAGTAC CGACATTGGGGTCAATTCCAACGTCTACGTCAACATTACCAGGAAACCCCATTCAACAACCACTCATACCAAGTGTTGCTCCATGGATTTAGGGTCTTATGTGGGGGCACCCACCGAAAAACGACTTGGCTTCTCGGGCCCAATTATCGTATCCATGTCACTCGAATCATCTCTCCGCATCGTTCTATTCTATGCCGAATAACATACGTACCATTGTACTTTGATCATATTCGAATGGATACCTATGAACGCTTCGACTTGTTGTTGCGTGATGCTATTACCATGCAAATCCTTCTGCTTTTCGAGGTCCGGATATCTGAATGTACAACACCGTCACAAATTGGTCGTGTGCTCGATGAAACAACGAACAACTACCGACCGGAAATGCAAAGTCCTCTCGGTGCCAACATGGGGAAGGATAACCATTCTCAGCTTGACCTACTACGGCAAAAGTGGCCGCCGGCGAGGGTCCTTGCGTG CACCTCGGACAAG ATCACACCTCAGAAGCTTTTTGATACCCGTTACTCTTTTATACTTCCACCTCCCACCTCGTCATACGCCGAAGCCATGGAGACCAGATCGCGATTTAAGGTCTGGGCTGATAAAGCCGCCGTTGAGTCTGAACCTGGCTTGACCAGCACCCAGCTTATG CTTACGAACCATGATCTCAAACCCGTCGAAAAGGAGCGCCGACAATGGGGCCCATGGAACTTTGTTGGTTTCTGGATCGCCGAttctttcaacatcaacacttGGATGATTTCATCGTCCATGATTGTCAATGGTCTATCATGGTGGCAAGCCTGGCTCTGTGTCTGGGTCGGATACAGCATCACTGGTATCTTTGTTGCGATCAATGCTCGTTTCGGTGCCATGTACCACATTGGTTTCCCTGTTGCCAACAGAACCTCCTTCGGTATCTGGGGTAGCTTGTGGCCTGTACTGAACCGTGCTGCTATGG CCTGTGTATGGTATGGAGTGCAGGCTTACATTGGCGGTGATTGTATCTATCTCATGATCCGCACTATCTGGAAGTCATGGGCCAATGTTCCCAACACTTTTAGCGAAAACTCGGGCACCGATACCGCACACTtcgcttccttcttcatcttttggCTTGTATCGCTTCCGGCACTCTGGTTCCCTGTCCACAAGGTCCGACATCTCTTCACTGTCAAGGCATACGTTGTTCCCGTGGCTGGAATTACGTTCCTGGCCTGGACCATCTCGCGCGCAGGTGGTATTGGCCCCATTGTAAAGGCAGGCAACAAGGTCCACGGCAGCGACTTGGCCTGGGAAATTGTCAAGGGCATCATGTCTTCTATCTCCAACTTTGCGACACTCATCGTCAATGCCAGTGACTTTTCTCGATTTGCGCAGAAGCCCAGAGACGCACTCTGGTCCCAGATGATCACGATCCCCTTCGGTTTCGCCATCACTTCGTTCATCGGCATCAtggtctcttcagcttcctccGTCCTGTACGAAGAGGCCATCTGGAACCCCCTTGATCTTCTGGACAGGTTCATTGACGATGGAAGTTCGGGCGAGcgctttggtgttttcttcATTGCTACATCCTTCGCCCTTGCACAGCTCGGTACCAACATTGCCGCCAATTCCGTTTCTGCTGGTACGGACTTGACTGCTTTGCTTCCCCGCTGGCTCAATATCCGTCGTGGAAGTTACATTTGCGCCATCGTTGGCCTGTGCATCTGTCCTTggcagcttctcaaggacaGCAACCAGTTCACGACCTACCTCTCGGCCTACAGTGTCTTCCTGAGCTCAATCGCTGGTGTTATGGTTTCCGATTACTACATTGTGCGCAAGGGTTACGTCGATACTAAGGAACTCTACGATGCTCGCAAAGAGGGACCGTACTACTTCACAGGTGGTTTCAACTGGCGTGGCTATGTTGCCTACGTCGCCGGAATTGTCATCAACGTGGTCGGTTTCGCCGATGCTGTCGGCGCCAAGAACGTTCCTCAGGGCGCGATCTACATTTATCAGCTCAACTACTTCTGTGGTTTCATCGTTTCATCAGTGATGTACTGGGCTCTATGCAAGATATCGCCAGTGCCTGCGACTAGCGATCGATGGATggaggttggtgatgagatcgATGACATCCGAGTCGCTTATAACTCGAGAACTCCATCATATGACGAAGAGATTGCAAGGGTCGAGGCGCCAAAAGCAGCCGACGAGACGAAACATTTCTGA
- a CDS encoding PI31 proteasome regulator N-terminal-domain-containing protein: protein MSEPLSVAAILNGMADALPTHPPNDDSSDLASSYEVIALLIHSYLAALGFKLLGFDEDKNIPECESLAPHLPPQWNSGFGSYSFVYKHKQSAMIFSIRIDRMGKKVEVRGVAVGDDNIRRFERSISDVVDSRKLPLRITIKDGQEDRSDLPEKLRGVFASEQAIADILHDLKVNIVQKLIPKLQSEGYVETAEAEANARSERRAQEAQNPDRPFRGDPVPHPHPLQPPANPLPEMARPRPAPVGDFPPPGFEDEYEMNRPPRGGLQMPGRSPYNIGHDDLNPPGLGPHDPLRGSFIGGGLPRPGGGSGMHPTFDDPLFGGQGGDGSSGFDPQAPPGARWDPTGPGGNPRFPGPGSGRGNNPFGGGYGGGFGGGFGGDII from the exons ATGTCAGAACCTCTCAGTGTTGCCGCCATTCTAAATGGCATGGCAGATGCTCTACCAACGCATCCCCCCAATGACGATTCATCTGACCTCGCTTCATCGTACGAAGTCATCGCTCTCCTCATCCATTCATATCTCGCTGCTCTCGGCTTCAAGCTCCTAGGTTTTGATGAGGACAAGAACATAC CTGAATGCGAGTCACTCGCTCCTCATCTACCGCCGCAATGGAATTCAGGTTTCGGTTCTTACAGTTTTGTCTACAAGCACAAGCAATCAGCTATGATTTTTAGTATCCGTATTGACCGCATGGGTAAAAAGGTCGAGGTTCGAGGAGTAGCCGTCGGAGATGACAACATCCGTCGTTTTGAGAGGTCGATCAGCGACGTTGTGGATTCTAGGAAACTCCCTCTTCGCATCACCATCAAGGACGGCCAGGAAGATCGAAGTGATCTTCCCGAGAAGCTCCGCGGTGTCTTCGCCTCTGAGCAAGCTATTGCTG ATATCTTACATGACCTCAAGGTCAACATCGTTCAAAAGCTCATCCCAAAACTCCAAAGCGAAGGCTATGTCGAGACAGCTGAAGCCGAAGCTAATGCACGCTCCGAGCGCCgtgctcaagaagctcagaaCCCAGACCGTCCGTTCCGTGGCGATCCTGTACCACACCCACACCCGCTTCAACCCCCAGCGAATCCACTCCCTGAGATGGCTCGTCCACGGCCTGCACCAGTGGGCGACTTCCCTCCTCCCGGCTTTGAGGATGAGTACGAGATGAACCGGCCTCCACGAGGCGGTCTTCAAATGCCAGGAAGATCGCCCTACAACATCGGACACGATGACTTGAATCCTCCCGGTCTTGGTCCGCACGATCCTCTTCGTGGCTCGTTCATTGGCGGAGGACTACCTCGTCCTGGTGGCGGCTCGGGGATGCATCCTACTTTCGATGATCCTTTGTTTGGCGGGCAAGGAGGTGACGGTTCCTCTGGTTTCGATCCCCAAGCACCGCCAGGAGCCCGCTGGGATCCCACTGGCCCTGGTGGCAACCCGAGATTCCCTGGTCCTGGTAGCGGAAGGGGAAACAATCCCTTTGGTGGAGGTTATGGTGGCGGATTTGGAGGAGGCTTTGGCGGAGATATCATCTAG
- a CDS encoding armadillo-type protein has translation MEDQLVQLLSNTQLSEQGPRLQAELELKRARTNPAFPLSLANIAAHTSIDTNIRQAALSNLRLFIENNWSNDDPDDGPIIPISDEARGQLKQVLLDLVLSPEDDRKVKISASYAVGKIAVHDFPEQWPNLLPTVISVVPAGTDSQLHGALRLLNDIIEESLSEDQFFSMAQDIAKALAEVALNENRKPMHRALAISIFRGCFDLLNMIKEDHAKEVRAFADGLLQQWNPFFITVLQSPLPEANLESGSQPDSWSHIIALKLQVVKTLLRIRRVFPNLLLPQSTIFFSAVWKELSTLQGPHEQLYIKEDAQGRLEDSDNLPYTLDFLILEELDFLNQCFRAPPVQAELDGHLNAHASAQDVPWMKEIMNMLIGYSRVTREEEDLWDIDCSLYLAEETSVTANYTARTAAGDLLIKMGEWFNQKTIDGLFGQTQSLFGGEGSDWRSQEAALYLFVMLVSDFQDMNKDIPEAVAHAYLSLVDYAVNRPGEPLLRARGYLVAGMLCRSFQTPVELLDRIITSITQEESEVVQVACVKAVEGLINAGRVSADRQVPIINAIQNYMNNKDPSDMEDADELLVTLAEALRAAITLDKRIALSNDVKSVDLLFMLAKLGASNFQVTMLISEAFEDIVADLSDTESYTALCAKLLPTLTGAFDVANLTEDNPLVTVATELLAVLAENGPEPLPAGFVAATFPKLNRLLMESTEGEVLRPGSEVVKWMLQHDHQQVLAWQDANGRSGLEVCLHIIDRLLGPSIEDNSASEVGGLAAELVEKAGQERLGPFLPQLLQAVANRLATAQAAAFIQSLILVFARLTLSGAQDVVEFLSQVQINGESGLQVVMAKWLENSVNFAGYDEIRQNVIALSKLYSLNDPRLAQTQVKGDLIVNNDDGLIKTRSRAKQSMYPTIHDFSTTTSTLDSIYARYAESQQANETNRKSDPDQYTIVPASLKIIKVLIEELLSASGQRAAANAASAAVASASFDDENDEEGWEDEDDTLDLSLGTTKADLMSFMEGGQRQRDDETQAYLTDFFIRCGRENIANFQEWYNMLTEEEKSKLNEVASSAGQ, from the exons ATGGAGGACCAGTTGGTGCAGCTCCTTTCCAACACTCAGCTGTCTGAACAGGGTCCCAGACTACAGGCCGAACTCGAGCTGAAGCGCGCCCGAACGAATCCCGCCTTTCCCCTGTCTCTCGCCAACATCGCCGCCCACACCTCGATTGATACCAACATCCGCCAGGCTGCACTGAGCAACCTGCGACTTTTTATCGAAAACAACTGGAGTAACGATGATCCTGATGATGGGCCCATCATTCCTATCTCTGATGAGGCGAGAGGCCAGCTCAAGCAGGTCCTGCTCGACCTTGTGTTGAGCCCGGAGGACGATCGCAAAGTCAAGATCTCCGCCAGTTACGCTGTTGGCAAAATCGCTGTGCACGACTTCCCTGAGCAATGGCCAAACCTTCTCCCCACAGTTATCTCCGTCGTCCCGGCCGGCACCGATTCACAGCTTCACGGCGCCCTGCGATTACTCAACGACATAATTGAAGAGAGTTTGAGCGAGGACCAGTTCTTTTCAATGGCCCAAGATATTGCCAAGGCCCTTGCCGAAGTCGCCCTCAATGAGAACCGAAAGCCCATGCACCGAGCGCTCGCTATTTCCATCTTCCGAGGATGTTTTGATCTCCTCAATATGATTAAGGAGGACCACGCTAAGGAGGTCCGCGCTTTTGCGGAtggtcttcttcaacaatggAACCCCTTCTTTATTACCGTTCTACAGAGCCCTCTTCCAGAAGCCAACCTAGAGAGCGGGTCTCAGCCTGACTCTTGGAGCCATATTATCGCTCTCAAACTTCAGGTCGTCAAGACACTCCTCCGAATTCGACGCGTCTTCCCTAACCTACTTCTTCCCCAAAGtaccatcttcttcagtgcAGTCTGGAAAGAGCTCTCTACTCTGCAGGGACCACACGAGCAGCTCTATATCAAAGAGGATGCCCAAGGACGTCTCGAAGACTCGGACAACCTTCCATATACCTTGGATTTCCTCATTCTCGAAGAATTGGACTTCCTTAACCAATGCTTCAGAGCCCCTCCTGTGCAAGCCGAGCTGGACGGCCACCTCAATGCTCATGCCTCAGCTCAAGACGTTCCCTGGATGAAGGAGATTATGAACATGCTTATCGGTTATTCGCGAGTGACTCGGGAGGAAGAGGACTTGTGGGATATCGACTGCTCCCTGTATCTTGCTGAGGAGACCTCCGTGACTGCCAACTATACCGCACGAACTGCCGCAGGGGACCTGTTAATCAAGATGGGTGAGTGGTTTAACCAGAAGACGATCGACGGCCTGTTTGGTCAAACACAGTCCCTATTTGGTGGCGAAGGTTCCGACTGGCGTAGCCAAGAGGCGGCGCTCTACCTTTTTGTCATGCTGGTTAGCGACTTCCAAGACATGAACAAGGATATCCCCGAAGCAGTGGCCCACGCCTATCTTTCCCTGGTTGACTACGCCGTTAACCGGCCCGGAGAGCCTCTTCTCCGCGCTAGAGGTTATCTCGTCGCCGGTATGCTTTGCCGTTCTTTCCAGACACCGGTTGAGCTGTTGGACCGCATTATCACCTCTATCACTCAAGAGGAGTCCGAGGTTGTGCAGGTCGCCTGTGTCAAGGCTGTCGAGGGTTTGATAAACGCTGGCCGAGTGTCGGCCGATAGGCAGGTTCCTATTATCAACGCCATTCAAAACTACATGAACAACAAGGACCCCAGTGATATGGAAGATGCAGACGAACTTCTCGTTACGCTCGCTGAAGCTCTCCGCGCTGCCATTACTCTCGACAAACGCATCGCCCTGTCCAATGATGTTAAGTCGGTTGATCTGCTTTTCATGCTAGCCAAGCTAGGCGCAAGCAACTTTCAAGTCACTATGCTGATTTCCGAGGCATTTGAAGATATTGTTGCTGATCTCTCTGACACTGAATCTTACACCGCTCTCTGCGCAAAGCTTCTGCCCACGCTTACCGGCGCATTTGATGTCGCTAACCTGACTGAGGATAACCCTCTGGTCACA GTTGCCACCGAGTTATTGGCAGTCTTGGCCGAGAACGGACCTGAGCCTCTCCCCGCCGGTTTTGTCGCGGCTACTTTCCCTAAGTTGAACCGTCTCCTTATGGAGTCTACCGAGGGAGAGGTCCTCCGACCCGGATCTGAAGTTGTGAAGTGGATGCTTCAGCATGATCATCAGCAAGTCCTTGCTTGGCAAGATGCCAACGGCCGCTCTGGTCTGGAGGTTTGCTTGCACATCATTGACCGACTTCTGGGTCCTTCTATTGAGGATAACTCAGCCTCCGAGGTTGGCGGTCTGGCTGCCGAGCTCGTCGAGAAGGCTGGCCAGGAGCGCCTTGGTCCTTTCCTACCTCAGCTTCTCCAAGCTGTCGCTAACCGACTTGCTACCGCTCAAGCTGCAGCCTTCATTCAATCTCTTATTCTTGTCTTCGCCCGACTTACCCTCTCTGGCGCTCAAGATGTTGTCGAGTTCCTGAGCCAGGTTCAGATCAACGGGGAAAGTGGCCTGCAGGTTGTCATGGCCAAATGGCTAGAGAACTCTGTCAACTTTGCTGGATACGATGAAATTCGACAAAA TGTTATTGCACTGTCGAAGCTTTACTCTCTGAATGATCCTCGCCTGGCCCAGACACAAGTCAAGGGCGACCTGATCGTCAACAACGACGATGGGCTTATTAAGACACGCTCACGCGCAAAGCAGAGTATGTATCCAACAATTCACGACTTCTCaaccaccacctccacccTAGATTCAATCTACGCCCGATACGCTGAAAGTCAGCAAGCTAATGAGACCAACCGAAAATCAGACCCAGACCAATATACGATCGTTCCTGCTTccctcaagatcatcaaggtcCTCATTGAGGAGCTTCTGTCTGCATCTGGCCAACGGGCTGCTGCGAACGCCGCGTCTGCTGCTGTGGCGTCTGCTAGCTTTGACGACGAGAATGACGAAGAGGGTTgggaggatgaggatgatacTCTCGACCTCAGCCTTGGTACCACGAAAGCTGACCTGATGTCTTTCATGGAAGGTGGCCAGAGACAGCGAGACGACGAAACCCAAGCCTACCTGACCGACTTCTTCATCCGCTGCGGCCGCGAGAACATTGCCAACTTCCAGGAGTGGTACAACATGCttacagaagaagagaagtcgAAGCTCAACGAGGTTGCCAGCTCAGCAGGACAATAG
- a CDS encoding DNA-binding protein: METGPLIPASQASHLLSSFTTFLTLTLHTLLYHRALYPKTTFLTARALNLPVHQSRHPGLCTWINDAVGSVAAQLRKGTVRRIAIAMHAAKTFDVLERWVFDVDLFPAGWGDREEATYNPALVEGDDDGVVNWTDVNEALRGALRRVAQKAEMMPDLPEGSTFTVAVELRDDADTPIGVSVSVIR, from the coding sequence ATGGAAACAGGCCCTCTGATCCCCGCCTCCCAAGCATCCCATCTCCTCTCCTCATTCACGACCTTCCTAACACTAACCCTCCACACCCTCCTCTACCATCGCGCTCTCTACCCCAAAACAACCTTTCTAACGGCCCGAGCCCTTAATCTCCCCGTCCACCAATCCCGTCATCCTGGTCTCTGCACATGGATAAACGACGCTGTAGGTTCAGTAGCGGCACAGTTACGCAAAGGAACTGTACGTCGTATAGCCATTGCGATGCATGCTGCAAAGACCTTTGATGTGCTGGAGAGATGGgtctttgatgttgattTGTTTCCTGCTGGGTGGGGTGATAGAGAGGAGGCGACTTACAACCCTGCGTTGGTAgagggtgatgatgatggtgtgGTGAATTGGACGGATGTCAACGAGGCGCTGAGAGGTGCTCTGAGGAGGGTGGCGCAAAAGGCTGAGATGATGCCTGATTTACCTGAAGGGAGCACTTTTACTGTTGCCGTTGAGCTACGTGATGATGCAGACACACCCATAGGTGTAAGTGTATCGGTTATCAGATGA